One window of the Pieris brassicae chromosome 2, ilPieBrab1.1, whole genome shotgun sequence genome contains the following:
- the LOC123720838 gene encoding E3 ubiquitin-protein ligase HECTD1 isoform X1: MAEVDPETLLEWLLTGQGDERDMQLIALEQLCMLLLMSDNVDRCFESCPPRTFLPALCKIFLDEYAPDNVLEVTARAITYYLDVSAECTRRIVAIEGAVKAICSRLLTVDPNNRTSKDLAEQCIKVLELVCTREPGAVWEGGGLPAVLHFITHHGTAVHKDTLHSAMAVVSRVCGKMEPGDARVGDAVSSLSSLLRHSDTRVADAALRCFASLADRFARAHADPAPLAEHGLIEELVHRLGSTENSDDKCSVPSVSTTVSLLTTLCRGSEQITHDLVRLDLCSAIEAAVQSDERWSLECMRLVDLLLVLLCEGRQAIQTGLNRNSSTAASSSSSVVGSSNVSASGEGVRDKSHRQLIDCIRGKDTDALMSAVNTGAVDVNFTDDVGQTLLNWAAAFGTREMVEFLCEKGADVNRGQRSSSLHYAACFGRPAIAKVLLRYGANADLRDEDGKTPLDKARERHDQGKRTGHREVAAILQCPGEWLVVSNQDSPASSNDDDFPDTGDKEMAAIYLDRLVPVFCLRYIAAGGVGVKRACLSLVRKMVHYAPSQRLRTLSTPRTASLLTRLIARVLDTQDDDDGHLTVLGIAEELMVKAADIYLEQFARLGVFSKVDALASAYPPPATENNAAVIAAGPSSEQPGEDASSLTNGTAYSWGEWSLCRGRDALYVWSDAAALELSTGSNGWFRFLLDGKLATMYSSGSPEHQTDNTENRGEFIDKLQRARASVKNSVPQPILSKPTNTKLILGNWVLSCKKEKELHIHNTDGQQQTTILKEDLPGFIFESNRGTKHSFTAETFLGPDLASGWTDRRPAVTSNGNATQGRSRLSAKTEAQKAQVGERARALYSRHLASAACRQPRAPVARLRALLAMLYKISTDASGDWKKELQETLNHLTELLSGEELLSAYELESSGLAPALLQVLSPQASDVPNQLSERERILREWLMEGDTGATVASRLVAVLESVERLPVLAPVLDAPTTHPSALHHLTKRIRLRVERANDDTSEDTTSNNGNRNLRVEALTTIRQLERFLAKSVARQWYDMERSTYNFVQRIKSEAPINFTYDHDFDDNGIIYFIGSNGGTCEWVNPGAHALVSVWSSDGRQLPYGRAEDVLSRSPEPLNVHTNDDRRAFIALDLGLNVIPTAYTLRHARGYGRSALRNWLFQMSVDGVTWTTLVTHTDEQALQEPGSTATWRVRCDIPYRYLRIQQNGKNSSGQSHYLSLSGLEVYGKVISVIDSVPRQVGGPTSVAVTSASTGSGSRTRRMSRNARGVCVGARVARGPDWKWRDQDGAQPAMGTVTSDLHNGWVDVRWDHGGRNSYRMGADGKFDLKLVGGYEHNTNARSRKSHSTPSLPDATNNDNQVSVASTEQASSADNISGEEMASNMTRPRMHATDLSAINNSTHHINTDLATIVESLTLGAEGNNCMADLANTSLTNMEMGPTSITDITKPYPAKEPVPESNSQEEERRRRSSGEAQRNSANALLSSELLALPATLLHTLRNNANRLHIQCEENENSDGQYVEHKNDGQGSGTMSASEPDLTQQGAARLLESLGVGRMSSASRNNSNQQRSNRNNPSSLFPSLVRLALSSNFPGGLLSAAQSYPSLAPNAQNALTLSLTSTSSESEQVSLEDFLESCRAPALLTELEDDDDGDDALDSDKENETTYQDLPRVTCLQVSRNLLSLMEEEALEAVQRGSNPVWRARKPWDDDFVLKRQFSALIPAFDPRPGRTNLNQTVDLDIPLNEDSDAEEPSEPSANRSDATLTENLNNPATRLPSLKLTLTSGGVSLPLDNPSWTLYRAVLALNAKLPAHDTHRDTTYTLTYKEVDNADTLTPSNDTEEDEPADPVERGVIGCCVEAERGAMISCCVRVLRRLQAVVPSLPPHALLSAKLTTKLHHQLQEPLTLAAAAAPRWCQQLNDWCPFLFPLETRQMFFACTAFGTSRTIVWLQAQRDRALDRQRAGNTVSPRRADLEASEFRMGRLRHERVRIPRDTHLLRSAMQVMRVHAGRKSVLEVEFEGEEGTGLGPTLEFYALVAAELQRTDLNMWLNDAHTHENNAPHITVPEVEKPIGYYVSRAGGLFPAPLPQQSTICDIVCKYFWFLGVFLAKVLQDGRLVDLPLSEPFLRIMCGEELTAEHLEEVDPIRHRFLTSVIETAREYDAIKQDDSINEAEKDRKSNALLVEGATFEELSLTMTHVASNSDPSISIQPLCDGGEHIEVGPHNAREYATLSARWMVNDGVQRQISEFRRGFGAVFPPRRLRAFSPPELRLLVCGERGPVWTRDHLLQYTEPKLGYTRDSPGFLRLVEVLVEMSQRERKAFLQFATGCSSLPPGGLANLHPRLTVVRKVDAGDGSYPSVNTCVHYLKLPEYSCKEVLRERLLAATNERGFYLN; the protein is encoded by the exons AGTCTGCGGTAAGATGGAACCCGGTGATGCCCGTGTGGGCGATGCAGTGAGTTCCCTGTCCTCCCTACTACGTCACAGCGATACACGTGTCGCCGATGCGGCCTTACGATGTTTTGCGTCACTTGCGGACCGATTTGCAAGAGCTCACGCCGACCCTGCACCGCTAGCCGAACATG gcTTGATTGAAGAGTTGGTACATCGTCTGGGCAGTACCGAGAATAGCGACGACAAATGTTCAGTGCCATCTGTATCTACCACAGTCAGTCTTCTAACTACGCTGTGTCGCGGCTCTGAACAAATCACACAT GATTTAGTTCGCCTGGACCTTTGTTCGGCTATAGAAGCAGCTGTTCAGTCAGATGAACGCTGGAGTTTGGAGTGTATGCGTTTGGTTGATTTATTACTCGTACTGCTGTGCGAAGGGCGTCAAGCTATACAAAC TGGGTTAAACCGCAACAGTTCAACTGCCGCAAGCAGTAGTTCCTCGGTAGTGGGGTCCTCAAATGTGTCTGCAAGTGGTGAGGGTGTGAGGGACAAGTCTCACCGGCAGCTGATCGATTGTATAAGAGGAAAGGACACCGATGCACTCATGTCAGCTGTCAATACTGGCGCGGTGGATGTAAATTTTACCGATGACGTGGGACAGACTCTTCTTAACTGGGCGGCAGCGTTCGGGACCAGGGAGATGGTTGAGTTTCTGTGTGAAAAAG GGGCGGACGTAAACCGTGGCCAGCGAAGCTCTTCTCTCCACTACGCAGCATGCTTTGGTCGACCTGCAATTGCCAAAGTCCTCCTTCGGTATGGAGCCAACGCCGACCTTAGAGACGAAGATGGAAAAACGCCACTCGACAAAGCGAGGGAAAGGCACGATCAAGGTAAACGGACCG gTCACCGTGAAGTGGCAGCCATTTTGCAATGCCCCGGAGAATGGCTTGTTGTTAGCAATCAAGATTCGCCGGCTTCATCCAACGATGATGATTTCCCTGACACCGGTGATAAGGAAATGGCTGCAATTTATTTAGA tcGTCTAGTACCAGTGTTCTGTTTGCGGTACATAGCAGCGGGCGGCGTAGGCGTAAAACGTGCATGTTTATCGCTCGTACGCAAAATGGTGCACTACGCACCCTCGCAACGTCTACGTACGCTGTCCACCCCCCGAACTGCGTCGCTTCTGACGAGGCTTATAGCAAGAGTCCTCGATACACag GATGATGATGACGGACATTTAACCGTGCTCGGTATAGCAGAAGAACTGATGGTCAAAGCGGCCGATATCTACTTGGAGCAATTCGCAAGATTAGGCGTGTTCAGCAAAGTGGACGCGTTGGCTTCTGCCTATCCACCGCCAGCCACTGAGAACAATGCTGCTGTGATAGCTGCAG GACCGTCAAGCGAACAACCCGGCGAAGACGCATCCAGCCTCACAAATGGTACGGCCTACTCTTGGGGCGAATGGTCGTTGTGCCGCGGACGTGACGCCCTCTACGTGTGGAGTGACGCGGCCGCCCTCGAGCTGAGTACGGGCTCTAACGGCTGGTTCCGTTTCCTGTTAGATGGGAAATTGGCTACCATGTACTCTAGCGGCAGTCCCGAACATCAGACTGATAATACTG AAAATCGTGGCGAATTTATAGACAAACTTCAGAGGGCGCGTGCGTCAGTGAAAAATTCGGTGCCCCAACCAATTCTATCTAAGCCAACCAATACAAAACTTATACTTGGAAACTGGGTACTGTCTTGTAAAAA GGAGAAAGAACTTCACATACATAATACTGATGGGCAGCAGCAGACAACTATATTGAAGGAAGATTTACCTGGTTTTATTTTTGAGTCAAACAGAGGGACAAAGCACTCGTTCACTGCCGAAACATTTCTTG gtcCCGACCTAGCAAGTGGGTGGACTGATCGTCGGCCGGCTGTGACAAGCAACGGTAATGCGACTCAAGGCCGTAGCCGACTCTCCGCTAAGACtgaggcacagaaggctcag gtCGGCGAGCGAGCACGTGCGTTGTACTCCCGTCACTTAGCGAGCGCCGCGTGCAGACAACCACGTGCGCCCGTCGCGAGACTACGGGCCTTACTGGCAATGCTTTATAAAATCTCCACGGATGCCTCTG gtGATTGGAAAAAAGAGTTGCAAGAAACACTAAACCATCTGACAGAGTTGTTATCTGGTGAGGAGCTGCTGTCAGCTTACGAATTGGAATCTTCAGGCTTGGCTCCTGCACTTTTGCAGGTTCTTTCGCCACAAGCCAGTG ATGTACCAAATCAGCTATCTGAGCGCGAGCGCATTCTTCGCGAGTGGTTAATGGAGGGAGACACTGGCGCCACGGTCGCGTCGCGGCTTGTCGCGGTGCTAGAGAGTGTGGAACGACTTCCGGTACTTGCGCCTGTACTGGATGCACCAACAACACACCCTTCTGCTTTACATCATCTAACTAAGCGTATTAG GCTTCGTGTGGAACGTGCAAATGACGATACCAGCGAAGACACAACGTCGAACAACGGCAACCGTAATCTTAGAGTCGAGGCCTTAACGACTATTAGACAATTGGAGCGTTTCCTCGCTAAATCTGTCGCGCGTCAATGGTACGATATGGAGCGATCTACATACAACTTTGTTCAGAGAATAAAGTCGGAAGCACCAATTAACTTCACGTATGAC CACGATTTCGATGATAACGGCATAATTTACTTCATCGGAAGCAATGGTGGTACTTGCGAATGGGTAAATCCAGGCGCACACGCGCTTGTCAGCGTTTGGTCATCGGATGGCCGACAATTACCTTATGGGAGAGCTGAAGATGTCCTCTCGAGATCACCAGAACCGTTGAATGTCCATACAAATGATGATAGACGTGCTTTCATAGCTTTAGACCTCGGCCTCAATGTGATCCCCACTGCGTATACGTTGCGACACGCGCGCGGGTACGGGCGATCTGCGCTAAGGAACTGGTTGTTCCAG aTGTCAGTGGATGGTGTGACGTGGACTACTTTGGTGACTCACACAGACGAACAGGCCTTGCAAGAGCCTGGTAGTACGGCAACGTGGCGCGTGCGATGTGATATACCGTACAGATATCTTCGCATACAACAAAATGGGAAGAATTCTTCGGGACAGAGTCACTATCTATCGCTGTCCGGACTCGAGGTCTACGGAAAG GTGATAAGCGTTATCGACTCAGTACCTCGTCAAGTAGGCGGTCCCACGAGCGTAGCAGTGACGTCAGCTAGCACGGGGAGCGGAAGTCGTACGCGTCGAATGTCTCGAAATGCACGTGGCGTGTGCGTAGGCGCAAGAGTCGCTAGAGGGCCCGATTGGAAGTGGAGGGATCAAGATGGCGCTCAACCAGCTATGGGCACTGTCACATCTGACCTTCACAACGGATGGGTTGATGTTAG GTGGGACCATGGTGGCCGTAACTCGTATCGTATGGGTGCGGACGGAAAGTTCGACTTAAAGTTAGTGGGAGGCTACGAACATAATACAAACGCACGCTCGCGAAAGAGTCACTCAACACCAAGTTTACCGGATGCTACTAATAATGATAACCAG GTTTCTGTTGCGTCTACGGAGCAAGCATCGTCGGCTGATAACATATCAGGAGAGGAGATGGCCAGTAATATGACACGACCGCGTATGCACGCTACGGATCTCTCGGCTATCAATAACTCCACGCACCATATTAATACTG ATCTCGCCACAATCGTGGAATCGCTAACTCTGGGTGCGGAAGGTAACAACTGTATGGCAGATTTAGCGAACACTTCTCTAACGAATATGGAAATGGGGCCTACTAGTATTACTGATATAACCAAACCATACCCAGCCAAAGAACCGGTACCGGAATCTAACAGTCAGGAG GAGGAGCGTCGCCGACGCAGTTCCGGTGAGGCTCAGCGGAATAGCGCCAACGCCTTGCTTTCGAGCGAGTTGCTGGCCTTACCCGCCACCCTGTTGCACACGCTGCGTAATAATGCTAACAGACTGCACATACAG tgtgAAGAAAACGAGAACAGCGATGGCCAATATGTGGAGCACAAAAATGATGGACAAGGAAGCGGCACAATGAGTGCTAGTGAGCCAGATTTGACACAACAG GGTGCCGCTCGTTTATTGGAATCCTTGGGTGTTGGACGAATGTCAAGTGCGTCCAGAAACAATTCCAACCAACAGAGGTCGAACCGTAACAACCCCAGTAGCTTATTCCCTAg tttggTACGTCTAGCGCTGTCCAGTAATTTCCCCGGCGGCCTACTTTCGGCCGCACAAAGCTACCCATCCCTTGCGCCGAACGCACAGAATGCGCTTACCTTATCACTCACTTCAACATCCAGCGAGAGTGAACAG GTGTCTCTTGAGGATTTCTTGGAGTCCTGTCGTGCGCCTGCCTTACTGACAGAATTGGAAGACGATGATGATGGGGATGATGCTCTCGATAGCGACAAAGAAAACGAAACCACTTACCAAGACTTACCTAGAGTTACTTGC TTGCAGGTATCCCGTAATCTTTTATCTCTAATGGAGGAGGAAGCCCTAGAAGCTGTACAGCGTGGTTCGAATCCTGTGTGGCGCGCACGCAAGCCCTGGGATGACGACTTCGTGCTCAAGCGACAGTTCTCAGCGCTCATACCCGCTTTTGATCCGAGACCTGGAAGGACGAACCTCAACCAGACTGTCG ATCTCGATATACCCTTAAATGAAGACTCGGATGCGGAAGAGCCGTCGGAGCCTTCAGCAAACAGAAGTGACGCAACACTCACGGAAAATTTGAATAACCCTGCAACGCGTCTGCCATCGCTTAAATTAACACTAACGTCTGGCGGTGTGTCGCTGCCCTTAGATAACCCGTCTTGGACACTCTATCGGGCAGTTTTGGCACTTAACGCTAAGCTGCCCGCACACGATACGCATAGAGATACAACGTATAC CTTAACGTACAAGGAGGTGGATAATGCGGACACGTTGACGCCTTCGAACGATACTGAGGAAGACGAACCAGCCGATCCGG ttgAGCGCGGTGTGATCGGTTGTTGTGTGGAAGCAGAACGTGGCGCCATGATCTCGTGCTGTGTGCGCGTCCTTCGGCGCCTTCAAGCAGTCGTGCCTTCCTTACCGCCACATGCATTGCTCTCAGCCAAGTTGACCACAAAGTTGCACCATCAGTTGCAAGAGCCTCTCACTCTTGCTGCTGCAGCTGCACCTAGATG GTGCCAACAATTGAACGACTGGTGTCCGTTCCTGTTCCCACTGGAGACTAGGCAGATGTTCTTCGCTTGTACAGCATTTGGTACATCAAGAACGATAGTCTGGCTACAGGCACAGCGCGATCGGGCTTTGGATAGGCAGAG GGCCGGTAACACTGTGTCGCCCCGTCGTGCGGATCTAGAAGCGTCAGAGTTCCGAATGGGTCGATTAAGACACGAGCGTGTAAGAATACCACGGGATACTCATTTGCTGCGATCTGCTATGCag GTGATGCGCGTCCACGCAGGGCGGAAATCGGTCCTAGAAGTGGAATTCGAGGGCGAAGAAGGCACCGGTTTGGGTCCTACCCTCGAGTTCTACGCACTCGTAGCAGCTGAACTGCAACGCACTGATCTCAATATGTGGCTAAATGATGCGCATACGCACGAAAATAACGCGCCACATATCACTGTGCCTGAgg TAGAAAAACCGATCGGATACTACGTGTCCCGCGCCGGGGGCCTATTCCCAGCGCCGTTGCCGCAACAATCAACAATCTGTGATATAGTTTGCAAATATTTCTGGTTCCTAGGAGTATTTTTAGCTAAG GTTTTACAAGATGGGCGTCTAGTCGATTTACCATTATCGGAGCCTTTCTTGCGAATAATGTGCGGAGAAGAACTCACTGCTGAACATTTGGAGGAAGTTGATCCCATTAGacatag GTTCCTAACTAGCGTAATAGAAACTGCTCGCGAATACGACGCGATAAAACAAGATGATTCAATAAATGAGGCTGAAAAGGATAGAAAATCTAACGCGTTGTTGGTAGAGGGCGCCACCTTCGAGGAGCTTTCACTGACCATGACACACGTGGCTTCCAACAGCGATCCATCTATTTCAATTCAGCCGCTATGCGATGGCGGAGAACATATCGAG gtGGGTCCCCACAACGCCCGTGAATACGCAACGTTAAGCGCTCGTTGGATGGTCAACGACGGCGTACAGCGTCAAATATCTGAGTTCCGACGTGGTTTTGGCGCTGTTTTTCCGCCGAGACGTCTACGCGCGTTCTCACCACCCGAATTGCGCTTACTGGTCTGCGGCGAACGCGGGCCCGTGTGGACCAGGGACCATCTCCTTCAGTACACGGAGCCTAAGCTGGGATACACGCGTGATAG TCCGGGTTTCCTACGGCTAGTAGAAGTGCTGGTAGAAATGTCTCAACGCGAGCGCAAGGCCTTCCTTCAGTTCGCAACCGGTTGCAGCAGTCTGCCGCCCGGTGGATTGGCTAATCTTCATCCTAGACTGACAGTTGTTCGCaag GTGGATGCTGGCGATGGATCTTACCCGTCGGTTAATACTTGCGTACATTATCTGAAACTGCCAGAATATTCCTGCAAAGAGGTTCTTCGTGAGAGATTACTCGCAGCGACCAATGAACGAGGATTCTACCTGAATTAA